In Triticum aestivum cultivar Chinese Spring chromosome 5B, IWGSC CS RefSeq v2.1, whole genome shotgun sequence, the following proteins share a genomic window:
- the LOC123110820 gene encoding COBRA-like protein 5, whose product MEELRKSMLVALILAVTCSVAVAYDPLDPTGNITIKWDIQSWTPDGYVAMVAMNNYQQYRQIMAPGWTLGWSWAKKEVIWSIVGAQATEQGDCSKFKGGIPHCCKHTPSVVDLLPGVPYNQQIANCCRGGVISAYGQDPAGSLSAFQVSVGLAGTTNKTVKLPKNFTLMGPGLGYTCGPATIVPSTVYWSADHRRKTQALMTWTVTCTYSQQLASRYPTCCVSFSSFYNSTIVPCAKCACGCGAHKSMGGRGGKSHSDGCIMGDSKRALTPGVNTPKKDGAQLLQCTNHMCPIRVHWHVKLNYKDYWRAKIAVTNFNYRMNYTQWTLVAQHPNLNNVTEVFSFQYKPLLPYGNINDTGMFYGLKLYNDLLMEAGPFGNVQSEVLMRKDDRTFTFSQGWAFPRKIYFNGDECKMPPPDSYPYLPNSAPLVTPRSVITAASACLLVLLLQVA is encoded by the coding sequence ATGGAGGAGCTCCGCAAGTCTATGCTTGTGGCTTTGATCCTCGCGGTCACCTGCTCCGTTGCGGTTGCCTATGATCCCCTCGACCCGACAGGCAACATTACAATCAAGTGGGATATCCAGTCATGGACACCTGACGGGTACGTCGCCATGGTGGCGATGAACAACTACCAGCAGTACCGCCAGATCATGGCGCCTGGGTGGACGCTGGGGTGGTCGTGGGCCAAGAAGGAGGTGATCTGGTCCATCGTGGGAGCGCAGGCGACCGAGCAGGGCGACTGCTCCAAGTTCAAGGGCGGCATCCCGCACTGCTGCAAGCACACGCCCTCCGTCGTCGACCTCCTCCCCGGCGTCCCCTACAACCAGCAGATCGCCAACTGCTGCCGTGGCGGCGTCATCTCCGCCTACGGCCAGGACCCCGCCGGCTCGCTCTCGGCGTTCCAGGTCTCCGTGGGGCTCGCCGGGACCACCAACAAGACCGTGAAGCTGCCCAAGAACTTCACGCTCATGGGCCCCGGGCTCGGCTACACCTGCGGCCCCGCCACCATCgtcccctccaccgtctactggaGCGCCGACCACCGGCGCAAGACGCAGGCGCTGATGACATGGACGGTGACCTGCACCTACTCGCAGCAGCTGGCGTCGAGGTACCCGACCTGCTgcgtctccttctcctccttctacAACAGCACCATCGTGCCGTGCGCCAAGTGCGCGTGCGGCTGCGGCGCCCACAAGAGCATGGGCGGCCGCGGCGGCAAGAGCCACAGCGACGGGTGCATCATGGGCGACTCCAAGCGGGCGCTGACCCCCGGGGTGAACACGCCCAAGAAGGACGGGGCGCAGCTGCTGCAGTGCACCAACCACATGTGCCCCATCCGGGTGCACTGGCACGTCAAGCTCAACTACAAGGACTACTGGCGCGCCAAGATCGCCGTCACCAACTTCAACTACCGCATGAACTACACGCAGTGGACGCTCGTCGCCCAGCACCCCAACCTCAACAACGTCACAGAGGTCTTCAGCTTCCAGTACAAACCCCTCCTCCCCTACGGGAACATCAACGACACCGGCATGTTCTACGGCCTCAAGCTCTACAACGACCTGCTCATGGAGGCCGGCCCCTTCGGCAACGTGCAATCGGAGGTGCTCATGCGCAAGGACGATAGGACCTTCACCTTCAGCCAGGGATGGGCCTTCCCACGCAAGATCTACTTCAACGGCGACGAGTGCAAGATGCCGCCGCCCGACTCCTACCCCTACCTGCCCAACTCCGCGCCGCTTGTGACGCCGCGTTCCGTCATCACCGCTGCCTCGGCGTGCTTGCTCGTGCTGCTCCTGCAGGTGGCATGA